CAAGACTCGCACTGTGTAGCTGAGTGACTTAACAGGTGAAGATTCATTGATCTATTGCATTTAAATATTTTGCCACATTGTGGGCATAACCGTGGTTTCTCACCATCTGCGGTGCCCATTTGGTCAGTTATCTCTAAATCAGTAAGAGAGTCAACCTCTTCTTTACAGGACTCATCATCAGGGCTTAATTCATTGTCATGGCTTATAGAAGATTCTCCAAGAAGCAAGTTATGTTGGCCAGGTTCAGATGAAGACtgcttcttgttcttctttaatTGTGTTACTTTACCACCAGCAGTTGAGCCATGAACCAGACGATCTCGGACAGGCTTTTGGCAATTCTTACATATCTTTGGTCGTTTTGCTCCACTCTTCAGGACTACATCACAGGTACAATACAGGGCATGTATAGCGGGATTCATTTTCTTGCGCTTCCTCATGAATATAGAATGGAATGGTTCAATTCCTCTTTTAACACTTTCGGCCTTAGGGTCTTCTACTAGTTTGGTAGAGCTCAGATTAGGGTCATTTACTGGTTCGTTGTCATCCGTTAGGCTTTGTAAATCTGCGTCATCCGCAAACAGAGATTCACTGTCAGAATCCAGGCTGTTGTCTTTATCATCATCATCGCCGCAGAGAGCTCTCTCCTCTTTCTTTTGTTGCTTGAGCTTCTGAAAACATTTGTGGCATCTCTTAGGAATGCGCTTGGTTTTATACTTGAGTGTCATGGCGCATCCACAGCTCAAACATTGCGGCAATGTATGACATTTCATGTGACCAGCGAGTAATGCTGGGATTCTGAAAGACTTTTCACACTTCGGACACTTATACATTTTCTTGAGTAGAGAGGAAGATTCTTCCTTAACTGAAGAAATACTTTGCACAGATTCATCGTCCTGTGCAGGGTCTGCTTCTTGTTTGATATGGATGTTTGAGAAATCTGAAGAACCTTTTTTCCTGTCCGAGCCTGGACTGTGACCAGTACCTTCACTTGATTGGCGCTGCTCACGCTTTGCTTTTAACCGGCACTTATAGCAGGTGGGAAACCAAACCATCTCTTTTCTACCTCGTCTTACCCGTCGCCCACATTTCAAACACTGGCTCCCGACACCCACATTTTTGTCATCTAGGCCTTCAGTATATTCGCTCTCCTGAATTTCAGGTGACAGCAAGTCTGATAGGTCATGCACAGTACTCTCATCCTCCACAGAAACGGCAGAGAGGTCTTGTTCTTTAGTGGTTTCATCCAAATTTGGAGCATCTAGTAAAATCGTCCCCGGATCTACAAAATCATCAGCAAGGTCATTTTCAGTGAGGTTGGCATTAGACATCTCTATGTACTGCTTGTGTGGGGTCTCATTGACAATGCTTTTATCAATGTCAGGGAGGTCTTTTAGAGCATCCTCAAGGTCAGGAGACAGAGCTAAAGTCGGTTCAAGAAGACACAAAGCTGTCCCAGAATCTTCACCCAATTTATTGAGCAGCAAATCATCTTTCAGGTCTGAGCTTTCTATAGATCCGATGCTTCCAAGCTTCTCATCATCCATTATACCTGCTGCAGCGTCTTGCTCTGGAGCTTTGTTTTCTTGTGACAAAACACGCTCTTGAGCTTCAATACAAGCCGATGTGATGCTTGCTAGAGTCTGCACACTAAAGGCAACACCCTGATTCTCTGTGCTATTTTTCGGTGTTAAATCCTCATCACAAGGTAGCAGTAATCCATGGCCAGCAATCACTGCCTCAGGCACAAGGTGACGGATGGTGTTGTCTTCACCCGAATCGTCTGGGACTTTCTGGAAGGATGTGATCTTCTCTAGATCACCACATTTAGCAGTATTTACAGATGTTTGGAAGTTTTCTTGAGATAAGGCTTCTTCAATTGCGCTTTCTACATTAGTATAGGAAAACACCTCCGCAGGAGTCACAACCGGAGCTTCATCTTGAAGAGGATCTCCACATTTTTCTTCATTCTCAGAAATGCCAATATGACTCAAGTTAGAGGAGATGTTGGCCTCCAACTTCTTGTCTCTTACTTTCACATCTTCCTCTACGTTACCGCTTTGCTGAGGCTGGATGTCGTGAACTGGGGAACTTATACCTACGTCATGGTCTGAATTTGTCTCACACCTGCCATCATTCTTCTGGGAAGGATCAATAAGGTCTACATCCGTGTTAATATATTCTGTAAGACTATCTACTCCCAGCAGGTCTTGACAATGTTCTGGAGGACTCGGTACTTCTTGAAGAATAGGCACAGTATCGCTGGCAATATCTGGTAATTTGTCAGGCACAAGGATGGGCTCGCTGACTTGTCTCTCTAATGAAAAAAGTACATTCTCAGCAATGTCTCTCTTTAGAGGACCTCCCTCATCGTCTGATGAGCCAACACTTCTCTGGTCAGGAATGTCCTGAGATATCGCAAGATTTGTTATATTTTGGGAGTTTGATTTTGAAGAGCAGATGTCAACGGGATGTAATGCTTTATCATGCACGCCTTGGTTTAGTCTGCAAATATCACTCAAGCCAGGCTCCAGTTCACTCTTGGATGTAGTCTGGTTCTCTTCACTTTTGTCTTTTGGGTTGACTTCTGCATTATCTAtaggagtgtctgcaggaaggTCAGTTTGGAGGTTACCGTTAAGTGTCAAGCTGGCAGGGTCTCCAGTGGAGGAGACTCTCTGATTCTCCTTATGATGTTCATTGAACTCTGATACATACTCATTAAGGGTGAGGGGTGTCTGTAACTCTTTCCTGTCATCTTCCAGCAAAGTTACAGGGAGCGTCTCTTCTGCTCTACAGAGCTGTTCATCTTTATCAAAGTCATTGACCCCTAGACCAGTCTCTTGAAGCAAGATATTTTCATCGCTCTTGAGGTCCTCACTACCCTTTACAAATGAACTAACCAACTGACTGTTGTCTTTATTCCCATCTAGTGAAAGGTCCACTTCACTTATCGATGTAGATACATTCAGTGATGGATCCTTCTCACTTCCAGTAGCTGATGTACAGGAGGAATCGCCGTCATCTTTTTCCAGGTTGTTTATAAGAGATTCAGGGGACACGGGTTTAGTTAAACTGGAACTGTCTTCAGTGTTCAGACAAGAATGTAACACTTCAGAATGGTCCAACTGGTCGGAGCTGGGATCAACCAGTGCACCAGTCTTCAGTGAAGGATGCTCGGTCTCATTAGTGAGTTCATTATTACAAATACTCACATCTCCTACGATGGGATCTCCTGTAACCATCTCATCATCACAAGTTATCAAGGAGTCTTTGACAATACTTGGAAGAATTTCCTCCTCAGTTGAAATTTTGGGTGTTTCAGTGGCCGGCTGATTTAGGTGTTCATTAGAAGTGACATCCATTACATCTGACTTACAAAGGGTCTCTGTGGAGAGGACATCCTCAGCATCATCACTGAGATCAGGCACAGTCTTAGGAGAGATGCTGGTACTGGAGACTGACTGGATATGACACGAAGGCACATCTTCCTCCATTACACTAGCTTTTGTAGACTCAGAGGTTTTAGATACTTCTACTTGAGTTGAAGAAAGAACCTCTAAATCTTGTGGGGACACTGCCAAATCAGTTTCTTCTGCTTGGTCCAGATGAACAGTACTTGAAGTGGGTGTAGCCGAGATCTCAGAGATCTTCAAGTCACCTGTGGGGCTTTCACTCTCCTCTTCAGGTTCCCCGATGGTGTAAGTGTTGAAGACCTCGGCCAGGATCTCTATGGTATTTCCGTAGGGGTCGATAAGATGAATGGTGCTGTCTGAAAGCTTTGATATTCTCAACTCAAACTCTGTATTCTCATCAGAGATGTCTGTTCTCTGATGATCAGATGTTCCTTGGGTACGTCTTGTCAAACATTCTCTGGGGGCGACGCCTTGGTTAGCATTCCGTTCCCTCTTAAATTCGACTTTGGAGTTAAGGTGATAGACAGACTTCTTGGGGACAGGCGTTACGTGAATAATATCAGCATCCACCAAAGCCTTGCTGCTCCTGGTGGACATGACGCGACCTGTAGACGTCTTAGTCAGCGATGAACGGGAGTTCCCAACTTCATGGCTTCTCTCATGCATTTCTAAGAAGACTTGGTGATGAAATCCTCTCCCACAGTGGGCACACGTAAACTGTTTTTTTATCACATGACTTTGACGATGAGCGTTAAGTTCCAACTTATTGTCAAACGTTTCGCTGCACTCGATGCACATGTACTGCCCGGTGTCCATGTGGGTGCTCTGGAGCTCATGGTCAGGCGCTGGCTCAATGGCATATCTCTTAGAGGAACGGGTACTTCTCTCTCTATTCAGCATCCTGCTGGTAACAGGAAGATCCTGTAAAGAAAATAGATGTTAGAATCTGTTTCCGAATGGCACAACGGCTGAGGTGCAATGATATAGGGGGCACAACATGATATGGCCTGAAGGTTACAAGAGTGTAATGAACCTGCTCCCAGTTATTGGGGTCCCAACTGCTCCTCTCTTTACCTCCACATGGCCAGAGTGGTGACATCATTGAGGATTATAAGCCATCATGCACAGAAGTAACCAAAAGGAGTGGTGGCACcagcagtatatactgtatacttcagGTTTATTTATGGCCTCAGGAAGCCTCTCTCTGACTACCTTGAAAGGGATTCTGGTCAGTGATGGTTCCTTCAGAGCTGATATGACTACAAGGACACCGATAACATACCTGTGCTAACTTTAGCTACTGCATGCAGCCCGCTGATCAGAGGAGTGTGAAGCCAATGTCAGTCTTCTCCGCAGTCCCCCGGAAGCTCgctgtaaagagaaaaaaaattaagatcaGATGGGGGCTATCCTGAAGGGTGCAGCGAGATGAATGAGGGGAATACAGAGAGGAAGGGACAAAGAACCAGTCACACTAAACACGCAGGATTCTGCACAGTCTCAGGCTTCAGAGTAGCGCTTTCTTCTATGCTCTTTgctgggcactagagatgagcgaacgtactagtttcgagtaattactcaatcgagtaccgccattttcgagtacttcagtactcgagtgaaaagtactcgggttcgccgtgggtgagtgggggggtagcagcggggcacaggggggagccctctctgtctctctccaccccactccccgctgcaaccccccactcacccacggcgccctccgaattttttcgcccgagtacagaagtactcgaaaatcgcggtatttgggcgaaaaaggggcgtggccgagcacgttcgctcatctctactgggcacCTATCCAGGACGGCCCCCAATCTATACCCAGCCAAAGAGGGCTACCATATTCCTCAGGTGATTGAAACGGTTGGTGAGTTTTTCTAACTGCCCAACCTAGTGGCACAGTTGAGGGGCCCAGAGTTACAGGGAGAAGATGAAAGGGTTCCCCAACTTAATGTAACTGAATATATGAAATGTTCTACAGGGAAAAGAATTTACAGTTCAGTTCCTCCGATCGGtttgctgtcaatgaatgggTAAACTTATGGGCACTCAGAGGCTTCCGACCCGTAAAGAGCAGCTCGCCCCGCTCCTGGTACACAatgtatttagctcacagagcattgacaGCTGCTGCTTCCTAAGGGCCCttgtacacgggatgattatcgctcaggcTCCAGCGGAAATTTGaccgataatcgtcccgtgtaaaggcatGCAGGGACTGAATGAGACGCCGatcggtgtaagcagcagtcgGTCCTTTCTGAACGGTGGTCTgctgacagtgaatggaggcgggtgggggaGATCGCTCCCTGCCAACAGTGCTGTGAGCGGCGCAAgtggtactcgctcctgtgtaaaagcatcccTGGTCGGACATCGCCCGTGTAGAAGGACCATAACTCTCCTTAGTAGTTACAAGGTAACAGTTTTGAGCCCAGCATGATCTAGACTGGACACAACTGTAACACACCCTCTGCTGTGAGAGCGCTCGTACCCTGGGGAGtgtcaggctgctttcacatctgcgttggatcctccattgctttttcttctgtccaaaagccaacAGATCCTGTTATAGGTAATGGGGTCCGTAAGGTGCAGAGCGCAGATGTGACACCACCCTTACGGTGAGCAGGGAACTTCTGGCTGCGTCGTCATCTTATGTCCCTTTAACACGGGATGACAGTTGGGTAAACGACTGtaggagcgctgatgtcaccgctatggTCGTTATCGCTCGTGCAGATAGACGTCACCGCGGgcgtctcgctcagcgcttccttTTCTATATgaagcatttacatggaacgatgatcCAGCGATAAGTTTTTATGCCGACTTAAAGTCAGGAATAAACAGTAGacgtttttgcatttacactgcacgatcatCGCTTAAATGCCTCTGTTTGGCGGTGATAACATCGGCATTGGGTTTCCATTTTCTTGCGCAGATCATGGAAGcagtttgtaaaccccgcctccagcaagcgattgctctgattggttcatcaagcgccgcagtgattggctgaaccgcggcgaccgagaaccaatcacagccattcaatgaaatcgcattgaatggctgtgatgggttcatcgagcgccacagTGATTGGGTCTCAAGccccatggctcagccaatcagagcaatcgtttgaAGGAGACGGGGTTTTCAAACCCCGTTACCAACAAACTGTCTTCTGAAGGCGCTGAGAACTGCACGGCAGCCTGACGGAACTGCGGaccccagcgggagggacccggatggcgcctgctagaAAAGTCGCGGTCGCGTGCACACGGGAAACGATCACCCGAGTTCTGTCTTATTACATCATTAAAACAACCCCCGCccccagctggcccaccacaaaTAAACAAGGGGCATCGGTGAGGGCATCCTGGTAGATGGGAAGCCAGGcggaagccaatcagaggccgcagcgtcaCAGTCAGCGCTCTTGGAATCAGCACCCATACCCCGGGCACCGTGATGCCAGCCGTTTGGGGACGCGACTCTGCAGCCTCCGACTGTCCACAGCGGTCATGTGATCCTAGCCAGAGGCCAGCACCACCCAGGAGAGGCGTCACGCCCTCAGGAACTAGCTGGGGGGCGCTTTACTGACCACCCCCATTATGTAGGTTTTTAATCCTGAAGGCTGAAAGTGTTCTGTGGCCCCCAGGAGCATTATAGCACATCCAGCTCTCTGGGCACACGTGATCAGGTGTAACAAGCGGCCGGCGGGGATGTGCCGCACATTCATGGCGGTCGGGAGGAGGGCACTGGCGGCGGGCTGCAGCTGCGCACCTGGGAGACCGTAGACCGCACACCGGGGAGCGCTCTGCTTTACCTCCACTTATCGCTTTCTCCGTTTTCTTCTGACCCGGAAATGCTGATGACGTAACATTTATTTCACGCACAGGATTCTGGGACTAACCTCTCTGGGCGGGGTTTATGGTACAAGCAGGCAGTAGAGGGCGCACTGTAGGGAGTAGGCGCCATGTTCATggaggcatattagcctttttTCCCCTGGAGCGTTGAGCTGCGACTATGAGAGAATCATTCATGTCACGTGATACCCGTTAGCTCCTCCTTCTTGGGCGTGTGACGGGGACTGGATGGGATTAACTATGAGCCCTCCCCCTCTATAACGTCTGACTGCCCTCTCTCTATATAATGTCTGACTGCTCCTGTCTCTTCCTGTATACAACAATATCTGACTCCCAGCGGGGTATTATATGTTAGGCATCCTCCCCCATATAATATCTGACTTAATCTGCATATATCTACCTCCCCCATAAATTATGACTCCTCCTGTATACAGCTCACTTCTTAATATAATAACTACCTCTTCCATATATCTGACGACTTCTGTATATCGCTTACTTCTCCTGTATATGATATGACTTGCTGTCATATCTACCTCCTCTTCCATATATCTCACATGCTCTGTATAAATTATCTACCTCCGTATAATATCTGACTCTTGTATACATCTAGCTCCTCCTCCATATAGTATCCGACTCATCCTGTATATATCTTACTCCACATATCTGACTCCTTTTGTATATAGCTTACTTCTCCTATACATATCTGACTCCACAATATATTTGACTCTTCCTAGTTTATATATCTAGCGCCGCCTCCATATAGTATTATATTTGACTCTTCCTCCTCTATATATTTAAATCTCCCCGTTTCTAATATTTTCAGACTTCTCCGCCTGCACGTAATTCCTCGTCTTCTATATATCTGCCACCTCCTCCATGTAATgcttgactagtaattattaggaaattatagtaccagtgtttctggtggcgcaatgctctgctacatgcatgtcacacaaacagctctgctacatgcacgtgacacagttctgctacatatgcgtgtcacacacacacacagttctgctacatgtgtcacacacagctctgctacatgcacgtctcacacacacacagctctgctacatgcacgtcatacacagctctactacatgcacatcacacacacagctctgctatgtgcacgtcatacacagctctactacatgcacatcacacacacacagctctgctacgtgcacgtcatacacagctctactacatgcgcgTTGcaaacagttctgctacatgcacatcacaaacacaaagctctgctgcatgcacgtcacacacagctctggtacatgcacatcacacacacacagttctgctacatacattcttcatcccatacaacagggatcacaaccaatacagcagagtcctgcacacactgatcacccttggactcctcccacacaggcgaCTGATCACATGCTCCTCACACTCGGCTCTACTCCTCCGTCTCACATGCGCATGGCTCTGCTCTTCTGTCTCACACACGCATGGCTCTGCTCCTCAGTCTCACACACATGaatggctctgctcctccgcccCTAACACGCATGGCTCTGCTCCTCAGTCTCACACACATGaatggctctgctcctccatctcacacgtgCACGGCTCTGCTCTTCCGCCTCTCACACACTTGGCTCTGCTCCATACACTCTCTGAATATATTCTGATGCAACACATAAACTGCAGGTCATACAGCAGAGTCTTGCATTCACTGAGGgaagagacctggtcatgtgacaccggactcctcccacacaggtgactgatcacatgatggtgacatcacaggccctgtaagcacacagctagcaggtttttaataaagtgaaggacctgtgatgttgcagtcatgtgatcaggggcagcggtcaggtgacgtcatcacaggtcctgtgagcacacaggtgctgtcaggctctgcctgttttatgctttaggacctatgatgacatcaccatcatgtgatcaggggcagagcatataACGCACTCACACaaggacaagtggtcgttagtactttgacTCACCCTTCTTCGTATATTTTCTGACCTCTCCCCCTGTATATTATATCTGACTCTCCTCTTCCTGTATATAATATCTAGTTTCTTCTCCATATAACATGAGACTCCTGTAGTTGACTGCCCTTCCTATATATAGTATCTAACTCCTATATAAAATATGACAGCTCTTCTATATAATAATgccctcctgtatataatatcTTACTGCAGCTGCTGTACATTATGTCTGACTCCTCCCTCTGTATATAATAATCACATGGTGACTTGCAGATTAATTCTTAGTGTAGGGTTCATCTATCCTAAGTGTTAATATTTAGAGCAGCCTATATCTAGCGCTGAGGTAAGAGACAAGCTTCCAGTTATATGGATAATGTGTGAGTGTAGGGATCATCTGTCATACGTGCCAAAAATGGGTTGTCAGTTGCAAGCAAAAATGACCTTTCCCCAggacaggtaatcaatagtagatcagtggggatctgtcgACCAGAGCCTCTACTGAACAGCTATTTGCCGGGTCATTGCACTCCTGCACGGAGCTCCttccttactgcagtggccaggcttggtattgtgggccaagtttccattgaaatgaatggcaacttagcctgcaataccaagcctggccactgcaataagaACAGAGCTGTTCACTACTTGcaaaaatcagcttagtgcacatGCATGCTGGCCTCGGCAAACAGTTGGTCAGTGGAGGTCCTAGGCGACTAACCCCTGCCGATCTACTACTGATTACCTGTCCTGAGGATTGGGCATActgtaaatagtttacaactggtcaacccctttaatagtcagAGCAGCCTATAGTCACGTTCCTTCATGAGTTATTTGTGCTATGTGAGCTAAGGCTCCTGTATGATGGGAACATCCAGCCTTATTAATAATAGCAATGTGAGAAAAGAGCTATGAGCCTGAAGTCCAGGACAGACTAGGTGAGCAGGACGAGTTCAGAACtggttttcagcctctggatatgtttacattcactgacagtaagcagagatcttgaaattgGTGAGACATTGTAACGTTTCATTTTACAGTGATTGCATAGGGTTTATGGTATAATGACAGGATTTGTGTTAAACATCTAATATCTGGGATCCCACCTCTGGGAAGAACAGACACACTCAGCTCTTTCTAGAACTCCCATAAACATCAGTGGAGAGATCTGCATACCTGACTGATCGCTTCTCCGTTTAGCCTTCTCCTATATGTGGCCTCTTTGACTTGCAGAGCCCTCACAATAGGTGTAGATTGCAGAGATGGAACCTTGACTATTAGATATTAGTGATATCTCCTGTGGATATGACATAAATATCTGCAGTTtggagatttaggcctcatgtccacgggcaaaagaagaattaaaatcagcagcggattttaactctactcctgcacgcggatccgcaccccatagggatgcattgaccacccgcgggtagataaatacccgcggatggtcaataaaagtgattttaaaaaaaatggagcatgaaaaaatctggaccatgctccattttcgtgcgggtctcccgcgggcttctattgaagcctatggaagccgtccggatccacgggagacaaaaatcggaatttactcacccgctccggatcttcccttcgccgcggctccatcttctctccgtcgcggccggatctcttTTCTTCGAGCCGGCGCATGCGTGGGGCACGTcactgacgtgccctgcgcatccgccgggccgaagaaagaagatcctgccgcgacgcagagaagatgacgccgtggcgaagggaagatccggagcgtccgagaggtgagttaattcttattttcagcactcatgtccgcggggcaggagggacccactacggattctccatggagaatccgtagcgggcctgattttccccgtgaacatgaggcctaacattAAAGAGTaactgacttttcagaataaactgccatGTGTGTACACGGTTTCTGACTTTTATCCTGCATTTTTCCCCCTCTGCAGTCTAATTTTCAGTTGTTCCTTAGGTGGTAGGAGGAGACTGTTATATAGGATATCTCCAGACACTATGAACAGTGAAGagcacaatatatttttttctatctctctttgggctcatgtccacgggcaaaatgacatttaaaatccgcagcggatctcccgcgcgcggatccgcaccccatagggatgcattgaccacccgcgggtacataaatacccgcggatcgtcaataaaagtgatttaaaaaaaaatggagcatgaaaaaatctggaccatgctccattttcatgcgggtctcccgcggggacggctcccgcgggcttctattgaagcctatggaagccgtccggatccgcgggagacctaaaataggaatttaaagtatttacctatccggcgcgggcgcggaatgtcagctgttcctcacggccgcatctcccttgcttcggctcggcggatgtgcccggcgcatgcgcgcggcacgtcgacgacgtgccggcgacgtgccgccggcgtcaggaattcatccgccggccgaaaatgaagatccggccgtgaggaacagctgtcattccccgcccgcgccggataggtaaatacttttaaattgctattttcggcgctcatgtccgcggggcaggagggacccgctgcagattctacatgtagaatctgcagcggatctgattttccccgtggacatgaggcctttagcATACCCTCATAATATAAAGCATTATAGGCACACTATACAGCACTACTGAGCAatatagatgtgatttcagtagcaaaaACACAGTAAATCGCTCACTATTTGCTCCAGCATATCCGTGTGAGTTTCTCTCCTTCCTACCCTCCCCTCTCAATAGAGTTCTATGAGCGACATGAGTCATCATCCTCCCCACTTCCTTTTAGACATCTTGTTATCTCTattactagagatggacttcatTTATGTAGAgacgcctttaaaggggttttccactttaTACAAACAGCTGTCAGATGACCTGTAAAAATAAACCTTGTAATACACTCACCTATGTGACTCCCCTACTGTGACTGAGCCCCAGGCCATAACACTTCTTGCTTTTAAAGTGGCGAGATAACACATCAGGTGATCAATGTGGCCAGTCAATGTTTACATAATGTGCATTGATTGGCAGCCACAGTCACGTGATGTCACTATAGACGTCAACATGATGTCCATTGATTGGCAGCCACAGTCACGTGATGTCACTATGGACGTCAACATGATGTCCATTGATTGGCAGCCACAGTCACGTGATGTCATTATGGATGTAAACATGATGTGCATTGATTGGCAGCCACAGTCACGTGATGTCACTATGGACGTCAATACATGGATCAGCGGACTAGCACTCCAATCTAAAGGATTCCTTAGAGAAGGTGGCTATGGAATAGTGTATAAGTATATAGAGATATAAAGGatgggacttacctggtgtggagCATCTGTCCGACGACAGGTGTCCACACCGTCAGTCCGGGAAGGCTTTATAAATATATCCAGAAAAGCAGAATCCCTAATCCATAGGGAGAGCGCCTGGGGGAAGTCTGCAGGTGAAGATGACCTCTGTCGAAAACACAGTAGAGCAAGGTaggtatataggttttttttaaccgTGTTCTACTATGGCGGTCAAGTCACTAGAAGCAGTGGCACCTTGTGTAGAGCTGTGGTGGTGTAGAGCAGAGTCACACAGGTAACTGTATTAGAGTTTGACTTTTTCGGTTGCCTGATGGCCATTTTAAAAACCTCTTGAATTGTCCAAATTGTGAGATGTATAACGAGGACACAGA
This genomic window from Eleutherodactylus coqui strain aEleCoq1 chromosome 12, aEleCoq1.hap1, whole genome shotgun sequence contains:
- the LOC136586861 gene encoding uncharacterized protein, which gives rise to MLNRERSTRSSKRYAIEPAPDHELQSTHMDTGQYMCIECSETFDNKLELNAHRQSHVIKKQFTCAHCGRGFHHQVFLEMHERSHEVGNSRSSLTKTSTGRVMSTRSSKALVDADIIHVTPVPKKSVYHLNSKVEFKRERNANQGVAPRECLTRRTQGTSDHQRTDISDENTEFELRISKLSDSTIHLIDPYGNTIEILAEVFNTYTIGEPEEESESPTGDLKISEISATPTSSTVHLDQAEETDLAVSPQDLEVLSSTQVEVSKTSESTKASVMEEDVPSCHIQSVSSTSISPKTVPDLSDDAEDVLSTETLCKSDVMDVTSNEHLNQPATETPKISTEEEILPSIVKDSLITCDDEMVTGDPIVGDVSICNNELTNETEHPSLKTGALVDPSSDQLDHSEVLHSCLNTEDSSSLTKPVSPESLINNLEKDDGDSSCTSATGSEKDPSLNVSTSISEVDLSLDGNKDNSQLVSSFVKGSEDLKSDENILLQETGLGVNDFDKDEQLCRAEETLPVTLLEDDRKELQTPLTLNEYVSEFNEHHKENQRVSSTGDPASLTLNGNLQTDLPADTPIDNAEVNPKDKSEENQTTSKSELEPGLSDICRLNQGVHDKALHPVDICSSKSNSQNITNLAISQDIPDQRSVGSSDDEGGPLKRDIAENVLFSLERQVSEPILVPDKLPDIASDTVPILQEVPSPPEHCQDLLGVDSLTEYINTDVDLIDPSQKNDGRCETNSDHDVGISSPVHDIQPQQSGNVEEDVKVRDKKLEANISSNLSHIGISENEEKCGDPLQDEAPVVTPAEVFSYTNVESAIEEALSQENFQTSVNTAKCGDLEKITSFQKVPDDSGEDNTIRHLVPEAVIAGHGLLLPCDEDLTPKNSTENQGVAFSVQTLASITSACIEAQERVLSQENKAPEQDAAAGIMDDEKLGSIGSIESSDLKDDLLLNKLGEDSGTALCLLEPTLALSPDLEDALKDLPDIDKSIVNETPHKQYIEMSNANLTENDLADDFVDPGTILLDAPNLDETTKEQDLSAVSVEDESTVHDLSDLLSPEIQESEYTEGLDDKNVGVGSQCLKCGRRVRRGRKEMVWFPTCYKCRLKAKREQRQSSEGTGHSPGSDRKKGSSDFSNIHIKQEADPAQDDESVQSISSVKEESSSLLKKMYKCPKCEKSFRIPALLAGHMKCHTLPQCLSCGCAMTLKYKTKRIPKRCHKCFQKLKQQKKEERALCGDDDDKDNSLDSDSESLFADDADLQSLTDDNEPVNDPNLSSTKLVEDPKAESVKRGIEPFHSIFMRKRKKMNPAIHALYCTCDVVLKSGAKRPKICKNCQKPVRDRLVHGSTAGGKVTQLKKNKKQSSSEPGQHNLLLGESSISHDNELSPDDESCKEEVDSLTDLEITDQMGTADGEKPRLCPQCGKIFKCNRSMNLHLLSHSATQCESCGCRLQKKKRAGRWAKKCRVCRLLNKDKGLLDSSIEEILPSEKMAKEKKVSSLHQRMKKSKMVRSQKIQSLAKRKKELKWMNMILAVKGLTRKPRKKKEQSKNSSNEEKLGYSSEPAASSGTEDKNSIKELATLPNSESSGLQVSQKKMLGGMQKANKKCIYREKNIIKLEEQHMSSYMDDSSTTQVSVKEEEENQCLECNKIVPSFDLLLSHQQDHIEGEPFTCPQCPQKFSTEQYLSIHSSVHAEGPPFRCLECNKTFTRRNHLGVHKRVHTGARPYACPDCPCRFRQKGSLIIHRYTHRNLQLMQLKPYQCSICNKNFKQKERLVIHERLHTGECPYSCKDCDKMFPSKSRLYLHRKIHKSPVLSSSVEQNASYKESGGQPFQCKDCGKVCSTKASFVLHCKVHRSSAILDQSGSHKEKLETTNETKLATEQDLGIKTEPGGNPFTCKDCNKVCSTKASFVLHRKVHGHYPRLDGSSPFVCKVCGKVCSTKASLVLHCRVHKSTLMLDLKANLGDPPYTCPDCNKVCSTKASFVLHCRVHKSLSSSQKILKTNMEQKSFVCKDCGFVCSTKASFVLHRKVHRSPSSLVQNLKDETGEHPFTCKVCNKVCSTKASFVLHCKVHKALPSSAQSLIPQAELEEKPYHCKHCGKIYSTKGRLLSHIKLHTGADESVKAEQQLMLDTEDKPFACPVCSMRFTRLKILVRHKLIHGEDVFRCIHCGKRFLFQKSLMNHLQVCLKKSKGKSLLGKEKLLKKRKLKDGSHSEQSAPKKRKNETKKAGTAVQKLKNKKLMKAKKLVINKEKSKAKSGPEKKPKKAKGEAEQNPEAEDEKQSEGKQEKSLEPVSKEKETGKEKKSKEVSKVKKVLKKVPPKQKQQKVSSESLKKWRIIAAATVKKRKLLEKAVISGGKKKITVKKKAPSKTKPGGKNSKE